The DNA window GGAAACGAAAGGCGCAGAGATAGATGAACTGAAAGAAGATCAAAATTACTAATGATAAGCAAAAGGTTAGGAAGATTAAAATTTCCATCTACAACATACTGTTCAAGTCTCATATATCAGCCAACTGTTCTTGCTGACATAACGATCCCCGAACGAGCGAAGGGCCAGACATCTGTGAGACCCCAAGGACTAGTCCATCAATATCAATGGGAAGAAGAAGTTTCCGCCATGAACATCCGGTAGAGATTGCATCTGGAGGTTGAACTACTGTTAAATGACCGTTACTCTTATGCAACATTCCCATTACAGACACCAAGCTCCCTTCCTGAACATATCTGCTAAAATCACATGGAATTAGCTACTGAAATTACGGCCAAACATAGTCAAACAAACAGGTGCTATCACGACAAGCGGTTACCCCTCTTCAAGTCGAAGCACTCGAGCTTCGGTAGAAAGGTTTCGGTCTCTCAGCCATTTTCTCAAGGAAGAGGACAGAATCTTACGGTGTCTGGTAGTATTAACAAGCTTGCTCTCAATAATAAGAGGAACCAGTTTACTACCTGGGCCAGCCTGAACcatagctctaataccactttTTCTATCAGTTATGTAGAAATCCGTGGAGAACCTCTGCCAGGTAGAAATACCAGCACTGCGGTATTAATAATCTTAAACACATACCCATCATAACAAAAACCGATATCAAGGTCAAATAAAAATCCCAAAATGAGCAGATAAGGATGTCAAGATAATGAATACAACTGGAGACATTTgaaccataaagaaaaaatggagcTAAATGACATTTCTTTCACTTCATGCAGTAGCTTCCAAACAACATAAAGTGACATTGTTGCAAGAAAAcaatagaaacaaagaaacGAAACGTTTGTTGGGAGTGGAATTTGCATACCTCACTGTATGCTAACTTCCAACCACAGTAAGGTTGGGTGACCTTTTGAAAAACCAGAGACATTCCTCTATATTCATATAGAGAAGTAGAAGCATAAATACACCCACTAGCCTTTTCATAGGATGATTCAAGGGAGACACTCCCGCACGAAGCAAACTGAATATGAAACAGCAAAC is part of the Cucurbita pepo subsp. pepo cultivar mu-cu-16 chromosome LG03, ASM280686v2, whole genome shotgun sequence genome and encodes:
- the LOC111790624 gene encoding uncharacterized membrane protein At1g16860-like, with protein sequence MSDLSIAAPTVKHHHYTACNPIPSAALYILIPLFILGFSVSIFVLAVVHNAFFFVSILLLAIFLSAFALWNSLYFSSKAAMLSFLHSFPDSDLTLACEGQLVKITGFASCGSVSLESSYEKASGCIYASTSLYEYRGMSLVFQKVTQPYCGWKLAYSERFSTDFYITDRKSGIRAMVQAGPGSKLVPLIIESKLVNTTRHRKILSSSLRKWLRDRNLSTEARVLRLEEGYVQEGSLVSVMGMLHKSNGHLTVVQPPDAISTGCSWRKLLLPIDIDGLVLGVSQMSGPSLVRGSLCQQEQLADI